A window from Kovacikia minuta CCNUW1 encodes these proteins:
- the psbA gene encoding photosystem II q(b) protein, which produces MTTTLQRTERANLWSQFCNWVTSTDNRLYVGWFGVLMIPTLLTATVCFLIAFIAAPPVDIDGIREPVAGSLMYGNNIISGAVVPSSNAIGLHLYPIWEAASLDEWLYNGGPYQLIVLHFLIGVFCYMGREWELSYRLGMRPWIAVAYSAPVAAASAVFLVYPIGQGSFSDGMPLGISGTFNFMFVFQAEHNILMHPFHMLGVAGVFGGSLFSAMHGSLVTSSLVRETTENESANYGYKFGQEEETYNIVAAHGYFGRLIFQYASFNNSRALHFFLGAWPVVGIWFTALGISTMAFNLNGFNFNQSIMDSQGRVVGTWADVLNRANLGMEVMHERNAHNFPLDLAAGEATPVALSAPAING; this is translated from the coding sequence ATGACAACGACACTGCAACGCACCGAGCGTGCGAACCTGTGGAGTCAGTTTTGCAACTGGGTAACCAGCACCGACAACCGCCTCTATGTAGGCTGGTTCGGCGTCCTGATGATCCCCACCCTGCTGACTGCCACCGTCTGCTTCCTGATTGCCTTCATCGCTGCTCCCCCTGTGGACATCGATGGCATCCGTGAACCTGTTGCAGGTTCCCTGATGTACGGCAACAACATCATCTCCGGCGCAGTTGTGCCCTCTTCTAATGCGATCGGCTTGCACCTGTACCCCATCTGGGAAGCCGCTTCCCTCGACGAATGGCTGTACAACGGTGGTCCTTACCAGCTGATTGTGCTGCACTTCCTGATTGGCGTTTTCTGCTACATGGGACGGGAATGGGAACTGAGCTACCGTCTGGGCATGCGCCCCTGGATTGCGGTTGCTTACAGCGCACCTGTGGCAGCTGCTTCTGCGGTATTTCTGGTGTACCCCATCGGTCAAGGTTCCTTCTCTGACGGCATGCCCCTGGGTATTTCTGGTACCTTCAACTTCATGTTCGTGTTCCAGGCTGAGCACAACATTCTGATGCACCCCTTCCACATGCTGGGCGTGGCTGGTGTGTTTGGTGGCTCCTTGTTCAGTGCGATGCACGGTTCTTTGGTCACCTCTTCTCTGGTGCGTGAGACAACCGAGAATGAGTCTGCCAACTATGGTTACAAGTTTGGTCAGGAAGAAGAGACCTACAACATTGTTGCTGCCCACGGTTACTTTGGTCGGTTGATCTTCCAATATGCCAGCTTCAACAACTCTCGTGCGCTGCACTTCTTCCTGGGTGCATGGCCGGTTGTGGGCATCTGGTTCACGGCATTGGGTATCAGCACGATGGCGTTCAACCTGAACGGGTTCAACTTCAACCAATCGATCATGGATTCTCAAGGTCGTGTGGTAGGAACTTGGGCGGATGTATTGAACCGGGCGAACCTGGGGATGGAAGTGATGCACGAGCGGAATGCGCACAACTTCCCCCTCGATTTGGCTGCGGGTGAAGCGACTCCGGTTGCTCTGTCTGCGCCTGCTATCAACGGTTAG
- a CDS encoding helix-turn-helix transcriptional regulator, with product MTAPLFSVSLESAPVSSLFSDRFSGSSSGVRPQRRTPSVSPCYQRSGHPVRKFPTESHDFNLVWSSLIEAIPQGVVVASRSLKPIYWNQKAKELCECLSNTAFTLVELPLIVSEICRRLIRENRSEECLLVMEYQTPEGQTIRISARWLHPAPVHENSSTGPFINLRDIPSKVQDEQRQPYILVFLENCNDILQEELRIEQKKYDLTEREAEIWMLLRQEYTYQEIARMLQISLNTVKTHVKNVYAKRRSFHGQERFWCSE from the coding sequence ATGACAGCCCCCCTATTTTCTGTTTCTCTAGAGTCTGCACCTGTCAGTTCTCTCTTCAGCGATCGCTTTTCCGGTAGTTCTAGTGGCGTTCGCCCCCAACGCCGCACTCCCAGCGTGAGTCCTTGCTATCAACGGTCAGGGCATCCGGTTAGGAAATTCCCAACTGAAAGTCATGATTTCAACCTGGTTTGGAGTAGCCTGATTGAGGCAATTCCGCAGGGCGTCGTTGTTGCTTCCCGCAGCCTAAAACCCATTTATTGGAATCAGAAGGCAAAGGAGCTGTGTGAATGCTTATCCAATACAGCGTTTACATTAGTCGAATTGCCCCTGATTGTTTCCGAAATTTGCCGCCGTTTAATTCGGGAGAACCGCTCTGAAGAATGTCTGCTGGTGATGGAGTATCAAACTCCTGAAGGGCAGACCATTCGTATCAGTGCTCGCTGGTTGCATCCGGCTCCAGTTCACGAAAATAGTTCCACTGGACCATTCATCAATCTCAGAGACATCCCGTCGAAGGTTCAAGACGAGCAACGGCAGCCGTACATTCTGGTGTTCTTGGAAAATTGCAATGATATTTTGCAAGAAGAGTTACGGATTGAGCAAAAGAAGTATGACCTCACGGAACGGGAGGCAGAAATCTGGATGCTTTTGCGTCAAGAGTACACTTACCAGGAAATCGCACGCATGTTGCAGATTAGCTTAAACACGGTCAAGACTCACGTAAAAAATGTCTATGCCAAACGGCGCAGCTTTCATGGGCAAGAAAGGTTCTGGTGCTCTGAGTGA
- the cofG gene encoding 7,8-didemethyl-8-hydroxy-5-deazariboflavin synthase subunit CofG: protein MTKLPKTVTYSPAYTIVPTYECFNRCHYCNFRTDPRKSPWLTLMEAEALLQPLKHQGVIEILVLSGEVHPQSSRRADWFWRIYNLCELALSLGFLPHTNVGPLSFSEMKQLKAVNVSMGLMLEQITPELLRTVHRHAPSKVPELRLQQLEWAGELEIPFTTGLLLGIGETQAERRETLTAIAQIHQRWGHIQEVILQPYSPGQRELWGKAAFHPQDLVELVAAARQILPNEITLQIPPNLIQEPQYLLACLEAGARDLGGIGPRDEVNPDYPHPIDAELAQTLLAADWLLIPRLPIYPKYDSRLPPPLQTAVQKWRAKLSQLDRIVTKR, encoded by the coding sequence ATGACGAAACTGCCCAAGACGGTAACGTATAGCCCTGCCTATACGATCGTTCCAACCTATGAGTGCTTCAACCGTTGTCACTATTGTAATTTTCGAACTGATCCGAGGAAGAGTCCCTGGTTAACGTTGATGGAGGCGGAAGCACTTTTGCAGCCGCTGAAACATCAGGGTGTGATCGAAATTCTGGTTTTGAGTGGGGAAGTGCATCCCCAAAGTTCGCGCCGAGCAGACTGGTTTTGGCGGATCTACAACCTGTGCGAACTTGCGCTATCGCTAGGATTTTTGCCCCATACAAACGTTGGGCCGCTGAGCTTTTCAGAAATGAAGCAACTGAAAGCGGTCAATGTTTCGATGGGGCTAATGCTAGAGCAAATTACACCAGAATTGCTGAGAACCGTTCACCGCCATGCTCCCAGTAAGGTGCCAGAACTACGCTTACAGCAGTTGGAGTGGGCGGGAGAGTTGGAGATTCCTTTTACGACTGGGTTGTTGTTAGGGATTGGTGAAACGCAGGCTGAACGAAGGGAAACATTGACTGCGATCGCCCAAATTCATCAACGCTGGGGGCACATTCAAGAAGTGATTTTGCAACCCTATAGCCCTGGACAAAGGGAACTGTGGGGTAAAGCAGCCTTCCATCCCCAGGATTTGGTTGAACTGGTTGCCGCTGCCCGCCAAATTTTACCCAACGAGATTACGTTACAAATTCCACCCAACCTGATTCAAGAACCTCAATACTTGCTCGCCTGTCTAGAAGCAGGAGCAAGGGATCTGGGTGGCATTGGTCCCCGTGATGAGGTGAATCCTGATTACCCCCATCCGATCGACGCTGAACTGGCACAAACGCTCCTGGCAGCAGATTGGTTGCTCATCCCCCGTTTGCCCATTTACCCCAAATATGACTCCAGGTTGCCGCCACCTCTGCAAACAGCCGTGCAAAAATGGCGGGCAAAGTTATCGCAACTCGACCGAATTGTAACTAAAAGATAA
- a CDS encoding dihydrofolate reductase family protein: protein MRRIVLFIASSLDGYIARPSGEVDWLFTDQDYGYTDFLAEVDTVLMGRKTYEQVLTFGEFPYQEKQCFVFSQNPDFDASPHAKTVGTDVKDFVQGLRQSEGKTIWLVGGAALIHPFIAHRLLDEIILFVHPILLGGGIPLFAGETPTQALKLVGHHSYDSGLLRIIYQAKS, encoded by the coding sequence ATGCGCAGGATTGTTCTTTTTATTGCTTCCAGTCTGGATGGGTACATTGCCCGCCCGTCAGGAGAGGTTGATTGGCTATTCACGGATCAGGACTATGGCTACACCGATTTTCTCGCTGAAGTCGATACGGTTTTAATGGGACGCAAGACCTATGAGCAAGTTTTGACCTTTGGCGAATTCCCCTATCAGGAAAAGCAATGCTTCGTCTTTTCACAAAATCCTGATTTTGATGCGTCCCCCCATGCCAAAACGGTTGGTACTGATGTCAAGGATTTTGTTCAAGGATTACGCCAGTCCGAAGGGAAAACCATCTGGTTGGTGGGCGGCGCAGCACTGATTCATCCGTTTATTGCCCATCGCCTTCTGGATGAGATTATTCTGTTTGTCCACCCTATTCTACTGGGTGGTGGAATTCCATTGTTCGCTGGCGAAACTCCTACCCAGGCTTTGAAACTGGTTGGGCACCACTCCTATGACTCAGGTCTTTTACGAATTATTTATCAGGCGAAGTCTTAA
- a CDS encoding DUF6439 family protein — translation MANPSISTNSSAQTSDQAAILRQFAAEELAQALLEKLAISDGDWHRLKSNRRARAGEQVAAALVFLLKNQSDEALPRLQQAIGWLDRSISAPPCPTHGDQGKIQHKH, via the coding sequence ATGGCAAATCCTTCCATTTCAACCAACAGTTCCGCGCAGACTTCCGACCAGGCTGCAATTCTGCGCCAGTTTGCGGCTGAAGAACTTGCTCAGGCGTTATTAGAAAAGCTGGCGATTTCTGATGGAGACTGGCATCGCCTCAAATCTAATCGGCGAGCGCGTGCCGGTGAGCAAGTCGCTGCCGCTCTCGTTTTTTTGCTTAAAAACCAGTCCGATGAGGCACTTCCCCGGCTACAACAGGCGATCGGCTGGCTCGATCGGTCTATCTCTGCCCCACCCTGTCCGACGCATGGCGACCAGGGCAAAATCCAGCATAAACACTGA
- the smpB gene encoding SsrA-binding protein SmpB — translation MAETNERYKIISDNRQARYLYEILETYEAGIELKGTEVKSIRAGKVNLRDGFALIRNGEAMLLNVQISPHQTTNQMFNHDPRRTRKLLLHKDEIRKLTGKVEQQGLTLVPLKMYMKRGWVKVDIALVRGKKLHDKREDVRKREDQRNMQRALKNR, via the coding sequence ATGGCAGAAACAAACGAAAGATACAAAATTATTAGTGACAACCGTCAGGCTCGTTACCTTTACGAAATTCTAGAAACTTACGAGGCGGGTATCGAGCTGAAAGGCACAGAAGTTAAATCCATCCGAGCGGGAAAGGTTAACCTGAGGGATGGGTTCGCTTTGATTCGGAATGGCGAAGCAATGTTGCTAAATGTGCAAATTTCGCCTCATCAGACGACGAATCAGATGTTTAACCATGACCCCCGCCGCACCCGTAAATTGCTGCTGCATAAAGATGAGATCCGTAAGCTAACGGGTAAGGTAGAACAGCAGGGCTTGACCCTGGTGCCCCTCAAAATGTACATGAAACGGGGCTGGGTTAAGGTCGATATTGCTCTTGTTAGAGGTAAAAAGTTGCACGACAAGCGAGAAGACGTGCGCAAGCGGGAGGATCAACGCAATATGCAGCGGGCATTAAAAAATCGTTAA
- a CDS encoding M48 family metallopeptidase: protein MLNRFSRLSRRSRGWIYPLISLAVALGLWLGQPVVARAISWGDLILQGIQVIQLSNVSDQQEVQLGRQINNELVRRQIRLYRDPRLQQYVNQIGQRLAANSSRPNIPYTFQVVDDSSVNAFATMGGFVYVNKGLLKLADNEAQLTSVMGHEIGHVAGQHALKQMKEAAIAQGVASLAGVNRNVLVNIGVDLALKRPNSRNDEFEADKMGLQTLGRSGYAQSAMVAFMTKLLKNSSAVPTFLSSHPATSDRVARLKQAIDPNRANVGDGLDNAAYRARIQGIS from the coding sequence ATGTTGAACCGATTCTCCAGGCTTTCTCGCCGTTCCCGTGGCTGGATCTATCCTTTGATTTCCCTTGCTGTGGCTCTGGGTCTTTGGCTGGGGCAACCCGTTGTTGCCCGCGCAATTTCCTGGGGAGATCTGATTTTACAAGGGATTCAGGTTATTCAGCTTTCGAATGTGTCTGACCAGCAGGAAGTACAGCTTGGTCGGCAAATTAACAATGAACTCGTTCGCAGACAAATTCGGCTCTACCGAGATCCCAGGCTCCAGCAGTATGTCAACCAGATTGGTCAACGGCTTGCCGCAAATAGCAGTCGTCCCAATATTCCCTATACCTTTCAAGTCGTGGATGATTCTAGCGTTAATGCGTTTGCCACGATGGGTGGATTTGTCTATGTCAATAAGGGCTTGTTGAAGTTGGCGGATAATGAAGCGCAACTTACCAGTGTCATGGGGCACGAGATTGGGCATGTGGCAGGTCAGCATGCGTTGAAGCAAATGAAGGAAGCGGCGATCGCCCAGGGGGTTGCTTCTCTTGCCGGAGTCAACCGCAACGTGCTGGTTAACATTGGGGTTGACCTGGCGCTAAAACGCCCGAACAGCCGCAATGACGAGTTTGAAGCAGACAAGATGGGGTTGCAAACCCTGGGACGATCGGGCTATGCCCAGTCGGCAATGGTTGCTTTTATGACCAAGCTCTTGAAAAACTCTTCGGCTGTCCCCACCTTCTTGAGTTCTCACCCAGCAACCTCCGATCGGGTTGCCCGATTGAAACAAGCCATTGATCCTAACCGGGCGAATGTCGGTGATGGATTAGATAACGCCGCTTATCGGGCAAGGATTCAGGGAATCTCTTAA
- a CDS encoding M20 family metallopeptidase — protein MLTRIKDIAANLAPRLVEIRRHLHSHPELSGQEFQTAAYVAGVLSSCGLRVKEGIGKVGVVGELEGQGNDPRLLAIRTDMDALPIVERTGLEFASRQEGVMHACGHDVHTTVGLGTAMVLAQLGHPLAGTIRFLFQPAEEIAQGAAWMVQDGAMENVTGIFSLHVFPSISAGVVGIRYGALTAAADDLEITIIGESGHGARPHEAIDAIWIASQIITTLQQAISRTQNPLRPVVLTIGQISGGRAPNVIADQVRLLGTVRSLHPETSEALPDWIEQIVANVCRSYGARYELKYRRGTPSVQNDGIMTQLLESAAGEAWGNRGVQIIHEPSLGAEDFSVYLQYAPGSMFRLGVGFKDRHNYPLHHPQFEVDESAIITGVVTLAYAAYKYWQQTPSGMKDRE, from the coding sequence ATGTTGACCCGAATTAAAGATATTGCAGCCAATTTGGCTCCCCGCCTGGTTGAGATCCGTCGCCATTTGCACAGCCACCCTGAGTTGAGTGGACAGGAGTTTCAAACAGCAGCTTATGTCGCAGGGGTGCTGTCTTCCTGTGGCTTGCGGGTCAAGGAAGGAATTGGCAAGGTGGGGGTGGTGGGGGAACTGGAAGGGCAGGGAAATGATCCCCGACTATTGGCAATTCGGACGGACATGGATGCACTCCCGATCGTAGAGCGAACGGGCTTAGAGTTTGCCTCTCGCCAGGAGGGGGTGATGCATGCCTGTGGTCATGATGTCCACACAACGGTGGGGTTGGGCACCGCAATGGTACTTGCCCAGTTGGGGCATCCCCTGGCGGGAACTATCCGGTTCCTGTTTCAGCCCGCGGAGGAAATTGCTCAGGGCGCAGCCTGGATGGTGCAGGACGGGGCAATGGAAAATGTGACGGGGATTTTTTCACTGCATGTGTTTCCGTCCATCTCAGCGGGGGTGGTGGGGATTCGGTATGGAGCGCTGACAGCCGCCGCCGATGACCTGGAAATTACGATTATTGGTGAGTCGGGGCATGGTGCTCGCCCCCACGAGGCGATCGATGCAATTTGGATTGCCTCTCAGATCATTACAACTTTGCAACAGGCAATTAGTCGAACCCAAAACCCCCTGCGTCCAGTTGTCTTAACCATCGGACAAATTAGCGGTGGACGGGCACCGAATGTCATTGCGGATCAGGTGCGACTGTTGGGAACCGTGCGATCGCTCCATCCAGAGACCAGTGAGGCACTTCCCGATTGGATTGAGCAAATTGTTGCCAACGTCTGCCGCTCCTACGGTGCCCGCTATGAACTGAAGTATCGGCGGGGCACTCCTTCCGTCCAAAATGATGGGATTATGACCCAATTGCTGGAGTCTGCGGCAGGAGAAGCCTGGGGTAACCGGGGGGTACAAATCATCCATGAACCCTCTCTAGGGGCAGAGGACTTTTCGGTTTATCTACAATATGCTCCTGGTAGTATGTTTCGGCTTGGTGTTGGGTTTAAGGATCGGCACAACTATCCTCTACACCACCCCCAATTTGAGGTGGATGAGTCGGCAATCATCACGGGTGTTGTCACCCTGGCATACGCAGCCTATAAGTACTGGCAGCAAACACCTTCAGGCATGAAAGATAGGGAGTAG
- a CDS encoding DUF4333 domain-containing protein, with protein MIASLLTLTACGKTLDSENIAQRIQQDVIRQGGISLKTVTCPGKIEPESGERFECIGEIDTGYTFTIPVKQQDDQGRVTWDVPNAKGLLNVAKFETTLQEAVQAEIGSRPIIRCGDGFKPIKPGQIFECKLEVKEKVGDPKGSKVAGDARKPAPSNTPQRRTGKNLKPETIVVSVGADGNVSWQRVLPGAVSELSPKPAEKSTRSANREVPSTQSSVKPASKPAANPEPPAQKSAEDFLNQPGASDQFED; from the coding sequence TTGATTGCCAGTCTTCTGACCCTGACTGCCTGTGGGAAAACGTTGGATAGCGAGAACATTGCCCAAAGGATTCAGCAAGACGTGATCCGTCAGGGAGGGATTTCTCTTAAAACAGTTACCTGTCCTGGGAAAATTGAACCGGAATCAGGAGAACGTTTTGAGTGTATTGGGGAAATCGACACGGGCTATACCTTTACAATTCCGGTGAAACAGCAGGACGATCAGGGACGAGTTACCTGGGATGTTCCGAATGCAAAGGGGTTGCTGAATGTCGCAAAGTTTGAAACAACGCTTCAGGAAGCTGTACAGGCTGAGATCGGCTCCCGCCCTATCATTCGTTGTGGGGATGGCTTTAAACCGATCAAACCGGGGCAGATTTTTGAATGCAAGCTTGAGGTGAAGGAAAAGGTGGGAGATCCCAAGGGTTCTAAAGTTGCCGGAGATGCCAGAAAACCCGCCCCATCAAACACACCCCAACGAAGAACGGGCAAGAACCTGAAACCCGAAACGATCGTAGTCTCCGTGGGTGCCGATGGAAATGTCAGTTGGCAACGGGTGCTGCCAGGTGCGGTGAGCGAACTTTCGCCTAAGCCTGCCGAAAAATCCACCAGGTCTGCAAACCGGGAAGTTCCATCGACCCAATCTTCGGTTAAACCTGCTTCAAAACCGGCTGCCAACCCTGAACCTCCGGCTCAGAAAAGCGCGGAGGATTTTTTGAACCAACCGGGTGCTTCCGATCAATTTGAGGATTAG
- a CDS encoding glycosyltransferase family protein yields the protein MTTAQAGFPGKFLIESSPTPIYQRITAGYRSALERRGNSVIYFNPSEYANFNHALETLLELAQSEEIDTLFIFDNSSLVQFFLEPSNQFVFELFQSFLVFIHHDNIWSSFANHEIETGKHLLEGWQRVKHRSIHFCIESNNVIDLRSMGFDLVHSIFHGSEFEKIPLPETYTFDLSFVGHVLPGIDAVANSYSHLPFFHRIAADYWSRLVSLDREIEPSATAYAQSQPETDTNLQSIRKRSNYQFIASRLSLGFRGDLIKRIDPIFSVNVIGGDPSYLEGLLPRQIIDQKNIIYHPPTSNYAATCNLYASSKINLNITGIQFDHAVVNRVVDTGAVGGFILTDWKADLKKITSVDQEISYRSIEELNEKIAYYLTYENERLEVAKQLHHDIIQRCSYDQLVAFVISKIQTPLTFRESMYIDLGCGTHKQEGFIGVDVTDAPGVDVVADLNQRFPFPDNSADIVRAYDTVEHLHDRIHTMNEIWRICKPNALVDIRVPSTDGRGAFQDPTHISFWNINSFKYYSVEFPAYLELCQSYGFKGAFSIVNLEHEAEIIDDVIQVKVILKAVKPSASPIDSLLEKFNLRGNNLLLCPDWSESEEALHSAMVEVFKAVSQHPDRKHTTLLISQGNFPLEGELTLEEALYTLVFSALLNEGIDLVNEGPELSIIPPLTPEEYDVLFQKVNYRIRLSQEYIYPEMNAGLEKIPAYSPAELQNL from the coding sequence ATGACAACTGCTCAGGCCGGGTTTCCAGGTAAATTTCTGATTGAGAGTTCTCCTACTCCCATTTACCAAAGAATAACAGCTGGTTATCGCAGCGCGCTAGAGCGGCGCGGCAATTCAGTCATCTATTTCAATCCCAGTGAATATGCAAATTTCAATCACGCGTTGGAGACGTTGTTAGAACTTGCCCAATCTGAAGAAATTGACACCCTCTTCATTTTTGACAATTCCTCATTGGTGCAGTTTTTCCTGGAGCCTTCTAACCAGTTTGTTTTTGAGTTATTTCAATCATTTTTGGTTTTTATTCACCACGATAATATTTGGAGTAGTTTTGCCAACCATGAAATTGAGACGGGAAAGCATCTACTGGAAGGTTGGCAACGGGTCAAACATCGGAGTATTCATTTTTGCATTGAATCCAATAACGTGATTGATTTAAGGAGTATGGGCTTCGATCTCGTCCACTCCATCTTTCATGGCTCTGAATTCGAAAAAATCCCTCTACCAGAGACTTACACATTTGATCTCTCGTTTGTGGGCCATGTTTTGCCCGGAATCGATGCGGTTGCCAACTCCTATAGTCATCTGCCTTTCTTTCATCGAATTGCGGCTGATTATTGGTCACGGTTGGTTTCGCTCGATCGAGAAATTGAGCCATCTGCAACTGCCTATGCCCAGTCCCAACCGGAGACTGATACCAATCTGCAATCAATCAGGAAACGTTCAAACTATCAATTCATCGCAAGCCGCCTTTCCTTGGGGTTTCGTGGTGATTTAATTAAACGGATTGATCCAATCTTTTCAGTTAATGTGATTGGGGGAGATCCCAGTTATTTAGAAGGGCTTCTCCCCAGGCAAATCATCGATCAAAAAAATATTATTTACCACCCACCAACGAGTAACTACGCGGCAACTTGCAACCTCTATGCCAGTTCCAAAATTAATCTCAACATAACTGGCATTCAATTTGACCACGCAGTTGTTAATCGAGTTGTTGATACGGGGGCAGTGGGTGGCTTTATTTTGACGGATTGGAAGGCAGATCTAAAAAAGATTACCTCAGTTGACCAGGAAATTTCCTATCGATCGATCGAAGAGTTGAACGAAAAGATTGCATATTATCTGACCTATGAAAATGAACGTCTGGAGGTTGCCAAACAACTTCATCACGATATAATTCAGCGCTGTAGTTATGATCAACTGGTCGCTTTTGTAATTTCTAAAATTCAAACCCCATTAACTTTTAGGGAATCCATGTATATCGATCTGGGTTGCGGCACCCATAAGCAAGAAGGATTTATTGGAGTCGATGTGACCGATGCCCCTGGCGTGGATGTTGTTGCCGATCTGAATCAACGGTTTCCATTTCCTGACAATAGTGCTGATATTGTCAGAGCCTACGATACCGTTGAGCATCTCCACGATCGCATTCACACCATGAATGAAATTTGGCGGATCTGCAAACCCAACGCATTAGTTGATATTCGTGTCCCTTCTACCGATGGTCGAGGGGCTTTTCAAGACCCAACCCACATTAGCTTCTGGAATATTAATTCATTCAAATACTACAGCGTTGAATTTCCCGCCTACCTGGAACTATGCCAAAGCTACGGATTTAAGGGTGCCTTCAGCATTGTTAACCTGGAGCATGAGGCAGAAATTATTGATGATGTAATTCAAGTCAAAGTAATTCTCAAAGCAGTTAAGCCTAGCGCTTCACCGATCGATTCCCTATTAGAAAAGTTTAATCTTAGAGGTAACAATTTGCTGCTTTGTCCAGACTGGAGCGAGTCCGAGGAAGCACTTCATAGCGCAATGGTAGAAGTCTTTAAAGCGGTTTCTCAGCATCCCGATCGTAAACACACCACACTTCTGATTAGCCAGGGAAACTTTCCATTAGAGGGTGAATTAACCTTAGAAGAAGCCCTTTATACCCTGGTATTTTCTGCGCTTCTAAATGAAGGAATTGATCTGGTTAACGAAGGTCCAGAACTGTCAATTATTCCACCACTAACACCGGAAGAATATGATGTGCTGTTCCAAAAAGTAAATTATCGGATACGGTTATCTCAGGAATATATTTACCCTGAGATGAATGCAGGATTAGAAAAAATTCCAGCATACTCCCCGGCGGAACTCCAGAACCTCTAA